A stretch of DNA from Pseudokineococcus lusitanus:
ACGTCAAGGCGTCCACGGAGACCGACGCGGAGGCGGGCGACAAGGCCAACGACGCGGTGCGCGTCAACGGCGCCGACCTGCGGTGCCTCGTCGTCGGCGAGGGCGGCAACCTGGGCCTCACCCAGCGCGGGCGCGTCGAGGCGGCGCTGCACGGCGTCGCGCTCAACACCGACGCGATCGACAACAGCGCGGGCGTCGACTGCTCCGACCACGAGGTCAACATCAAGGTCCTGCTGGACCAGGTCGTCGCGACGGGCGACCTGTCCGTCGCCGAGCGCGACGACCTCCTGCTCGCCATGACGCAGGACGTCGGCCGGCTCGTGCTGACGGACAACGACGAGCAGAACGACCTGCTGGGCGACGTCCGGTCGCTGGCCACGTCGCTCCTGCCCGTCCACCACCGGTTCCTCCGCGCCCTCGAGCGCGACGGGCACGTGGACCGCGAGCTCGAGGCGCTGCCCGACGACGCCGGCTTCGCCGCGCGCGCCAAGGACGGCCGCGGCCTCACGACGCCGGAGGCGAGCGTCCTGCTCGCGCTGGCCAAGACGACGCTGACGGCCGACCTCCTCGCCTCCGGCGTGCCCGACGAGCCGTGGGCGCAGGAGGTGCTCCGCGACTACTTCCCGCCCGCCCTCGTCGAGCGCTTCGGCGACCGGCTGGCCGAGCACCCGCTGCGACGCCAGGTCGTCGCCACGTGCCTCGTCAACGGCCTCGTCAACCGCGGCGGCATCACCTTCGCGTTCCGCTGCACGGAGGAGACGGGCGCGTCGTCGGCCGCCGTCGTCCGCGCGTACGCGGTGGCGCAGAGGCTGTTCGACGTCCCGGGCGTCCACGCGGCCGTGCGGGCGCTCGACGGGCAGGTGCCGACGGCGCCGCAGTCGCACGCCACGCAGGAGCTCCGCCGCCTGCTCGACCGCGCCGTCCGCTGGCTGCTGACGACGCACGGCGGAGGCCTCGACGTGGCCGGCCTCACCGCGTCGCTCGAGCCCGTCGTCGCCGCCTTCCGCGGCCGCGTCGGCGAGCTGCTGCGCGGCCGCGAGCGGGCCCGGCTCGACCGCGAGGCGGGGGCGCTCGAGGCGGAGGGCTTCCCGCCCGCCCTCGCGCTGCACGTCGCCGGCCTCCTCGACGAGTTCGACCTGCTCGACGTGGCCCGCACGGCGGCCGACACGGGCGTGCCCGTGGCGGACGTCGCCGAGCTCCACTTCGCCCTGTCCGAGCGGTACGGCGTCGACGACCTGCTCGGCCTCATCGCGGCCCTGCCCCGCGGCGACCGCTGGCAGACGCTGGCCCGCGGGGCGCTGCGCGACGACCTCTACGCCGCGCTCGACGTCCTCGTGCGCGGCGTCCTCGCCCACGCCCGCACGCAGGAGGGCCAGGACGCCTGGGGCGGACCGGGTGTCGTGGCCGAGCGGGCCGACCGGGCCGTCCTCGCGTGGGAGTCCGCGCACGAGGAGACGCTCGCCCAGGCCCGCCGCACCCTCGACGAGGTCCGGCGGCTGGAGGGCAGCGGGCTGGCGCCGCTGTCGGTGGCGCTGCGGCTGCTCCGCGGCGCAGGCCGCAGCGGCCTCGTGGGGTGACGCCCCCGGCGCCGCCGGTGCCCGTCGCGCCGGGCGGCCGACGGGACGCGCCGCGCACCCCCGGCGGCCCCGGGGCCGGACCGCCGTAGGGTCGCCCCGTGCCCACGATGAGCGACATCGTCCGCGACGCGACGGACCTCGTGGGAGCGGACGCCGAGTGGCTCCGGCTGCTCGTCGGCGACTGGCAGATGGTCTCCGACCTCGCCTTCGCCGACCTCGTCCTCTGGGTGCCCGCGTCGGGCGGCGAGGACTGGGTCGCCGTGGCGCACTGCCGCCCGTCGACGGGCCCGACGGCCTACCCGGAGGACCAGGTCGGCCGCCGGGTGCCGCGGGGGCGGCGCCCCCTCGTCGACGAGGCGTGGGCGACCCGGCGCACCGTCACCGAGGGCGACCCCGAGCACGACGAGGACTCCGCGGTCCGCACGACGACGGTGCCCGTGCTGCGCGCCGGCCGGCCCGTCGCCGTCCTGTCGCGGCACACCTCGGCCGTCGCCGTCCGCATGCCGAGCCGGCTCGAGCTGACGTACATGGGCTGCGCGGACGCGCTGCTCGCGATGGTCGAGTCCGGCCGCTTCCCCTCGACCGACCAGCCGAGCACGCACCGCCGCGGCTCGCCCCGTGTGGGGGACGGGCTCGTGCGCATGGACGCCGACGGCGTCGTCCTCTACGCCAGCCCCAACGCGCAGGCCGTCTGGCACCGGCTCGGCCTCATCGGCGCGCTCGCCGGGCGGGTGCTGCCCGAGGTGACGAGCGAGCTCATCGACACGAGCGGTCCCGTCGACGAGTCGCTGCCCGTCGTCCTCCTCGGCAAGGCGCCGTGGCGCGCCGACATCGAGACCCGCGGCGCCGCGCTCTCGCTGCGGGCGGTGCCGCTCGTCGAGCACGGCGTCCGCGTCGGCGCCCTCCTGCTGTGCCGCGACGTCACCGAGCTGCGCGGGCGCGAGCTCGAGCTGATGAGCAAGGACGCGACCATCCGGGAGATCCACCACCGGGTGAAGAACAACCTCCAGACCGTCTCCGCGCTGCTGCGCCTCCAGCAGCGCCGGATCGGGTCGCCGGACGCCAAGGCAGCTCTCGCGGAGGCGATGCGGCGGGTGTCGACCATCGCCCTCGTCCACGACACGCTGTCGCAGACCTACGACGCCTCCGTCGACTTCGACGCCCTCGTCGACACGGGGCTGCTGCTCGCCGCCGAGGTGGCGACGTCGTCGACCCGGGCGCGCGCCCGCCGGGTCGGGTCCTTCGGGCTGGTCGCGCCGCACGACGCGACGCCGCTGGCCCT
This window harbors:
- a CDS encoding sensor histidine kinase; amino-acid sequence: MSDIVRDATDLVGADAEWLRLLVGDWQMVSDLAFADLVLWVPASGGEDWVAVAHCRPSTGPTAYPEDQVGRRVPRGRRPLVDEAWATRRTVTEGDPEHDEDSAVRTTTVPVLRAGRPVAVLSRHTSAVAVRMPSRLELTYMGCADALLAMVESGRFPSTDQPSTHRRGSPRVGDGLVRMDADGVVLYASPNAQAVWHRLGLIGALAGRVLPEVTSELIDTSGPVDESLPVVLLGKAPWRADIETRGAALSLRAVPLVEHGVRVGALLLCRDVTELRGRELELMSKDATIREIHHRVKNNLQTVSALLRLQQRRIGSPDAKAALAEAMRRVSTIALVHDTLSQTYDASVDFDALVDTGLLLAAEVATSSTRARARRVGSFGLVAPHDATPLALVITELVTNAVEHGLGDRDGTVEVRAERDGRLLHLVVADDGVGMPEGFRVGARGPDGGGLGSQIVQTLVLGELRGDIRWERREPAPGTAVHVRCRLGEVPLR